Proteins from one Arthrobacter sp. DNA4 genomic window:
- a CDS encoding nitrate reductase subunit alpha gives MAAGPHAGLDGPASEAMLKLGRFFTRWDQTEDGRAVFREGGRKGDIFYRDRWSHDKVVRSTHGVNCTGSCSWKVYVKDGIITWESQQTDYPSVGADRPEYEPRGCPRGAAFSWYTYSPTRVRFPYARGVLVEMYREAKARLGDPVLAFAEIAADPAKRRRYQQARGKGGLVRVSWQEAIEIAAAAHVNTIKTYGPDRCAGFSPIPAMSMVSHAVGTRFIQLIGGVMTSFYDWYADLPVASPQVFGDQTDVPESGDWWDARYLMMWGSNVPVTRTPDAHWMTEVRYRGTKVVTVSPDYADNTKFADEWLPAQAGTDAALAMAMGHVMLKEFFVDRQVPFFTDYVKQYTDLPFLVRLEKTDDGALTPSKFLTALDVPGESTAEDAAFRTVLFDRAAGRAAVPNGSMGFRYSGSGEGKWNLDLEGIEPALSLREVSGESAEILLPCFEDAGGEGSILRRGVPVMEVGGHLVTTVFDLMLAQYGVGREGLPGEWAAGYDDAATPYTPAWQEEITSVPAQACIRVAREFARNAEESQGRSMIIMGAGICQWFHGDTTYRAVLALVMLTGCMGRNGGGWAHYVGQEKTRPITGWVSLANALDWSRPPRTMTGTSYWYMHTDQWRQDGYSADALKSPLSTGKLDGMHTADAIAQSARLGWMPFYPQFDRNPLDIADEAEAAVAAGNAADTPSYIAESLKNRSLNPAIEDVDAPANWPRTLVLWRSNLFGSSAKGNEYFLRNLLGTHNNVLGGDSAEELKPRDVAWHQEAPEGKLDLLVSADFRMTSTTLLSDVVFPAATWYEKHDLSSTDMHPFVHAFSPAIDPPWETKTDFDTFHLLAREFSRLARSHLGVRRDLVSVPLQHDTPGQLAQPGGRVRDWRDPDIPAVPGQNMPVFSVVERDYTAIADKLAAVGPLADKLGFTVKNVTYKMAEPLARLSHANGVMLGGAADGRPAMDTDAKMAEAILAFSGTTNGLLSVQGFKELEVRTGRKLADLAEGSEEKFITFAQTQAGPVPVITSPEWSGSETGGRRYAPFTINIERLKPFHTLTGRMHFFLDHDWMTDIGEALPIYRPPLDMHRLFGEPRLGSDGAMEVTVRYLTPHSKWSIHSEYQDNLLMLSLSRGGPTVWMSPADADAIKVRDNDWVECTNVNGVLVARAIVSHRMPAGVVYVHHAQERTIDVPKSEATGRRGGIHNSVTRLLVKPSHLAGGYAQLAYAFNYLGPTGNQRDMVATVRRRSQEVQY, from the coding sequence ATGGCTGCCGGACCCCATGCGGGGTTGGATGGACCCGCATCAGAAGCAATGTTAAAGCTGGGCCGTTTCTTCACGAGGTGGGACCAGACAGAGGACGGCCGGGCGGTGTTCCGGGAAGGCGGCCGCAAGGGCGACATCTTTTACCGTGACCGCTGGAGCCACGACAAGGTGGTCCGCTCCACGCACGGGGTGAACTGCACCGGCTCCTGTTCATGGAAGGTGTACGTCAAGGACGGCATCATCACCTGGGAATCGCAGCAGACGGACTACCCGTCCGTGGGGGCCGACCGGCCGGAATATGAACCCAGAGGCTGTCCCCGCGGGGCGGCCTTTTCCTGGTACACCTACTCCCCCACCCGGGTGCGCTTTCCGTATGCGCGGGGCGTCCTGGTGGAGATGTACCGGGAGGCCAAAGCCCGGCTGGGCGATCCCGTACTGGCCTTTGCCGAGATCGCTGCGGACCCGGCAAAGCGGCGCCGCTACCAACAGGCCCGCGGCAAGGGCGGCCTGGTGCGCGTGTCCTGGCAGGAAGCCATCGAGATTGCCGCCGCAGCCCACGTGAACACCATCAAAACGTACGGCCCGGACCGCTGCGCGGGCTTTTCACCCATCCCGGCCATGTCCATGGTGTCCCATGCGGTGGGGACGCGCTTCATCCAGCTGATCGGCGGGGTGATGACGTCCTTCTACGACTGGTACGCCGATCTTCCCGTCGCCAGCCCGCAGGTCTTCGGGGACCAGACCGATGTTCCCGAATCCGGAGACTGGTGGGACGCCCGCTACCTCATGATGTGGGGCTCCAACGTTCCGGTGACGCGCACGCCGGATGCGCACTGGATGACCGAGGTCCGGTACCGCGGCACCAAGGTGGTCACGGTAAGCCCGGACTATGCGGACAACACAAAATTCGCCGACGAATGGCTTCCGGCCCAGGCCGGAACGGACGCCGCCCTGGCCATGGCCATGGGCCACGTCATGCTCAAGGAATTCTTCGTGGACCGGCAGGTGCCGTTCTTCACCGACTACGTGAAGCAGTACACGGATCTTCCCTTCCTGGTCAGGCTGGAGAAAACCGACGACGGCGCCCTCACGCCGTCGAAGTTCCTCACCGCCCTTGACGTCCCCGGGGAGTCCACGGCCGAGGACGCTGCGTTCCGCACCGTCCTGTTCGACAGGGCCGCGGGGCGGGCGGCGGTGCCCAACGGATCCATGGGTTTCCGGTACTCGGGCAGCGGGGAAGGCAAGTGGAACCTGGACCTTGAGGGGATCGAACCGGCGTTGTCCCTCCGCGAGGTGTCCGGGGAGAGCGCCGAAATCCTGCTCCCCTGCTTCGAGGACGCCGGCGGCGAAGGCAGCATCCTCCGCAGGGGTGTCCCGGTTATGGAGGTGGGCGGCCACCTGGTGACCACCGTGTTCGACCTCATGCTGGCCCAGTACGGCGTGGGCAGGGAAGGCCTGCCCGGAGAGTGGGCGGCCGGCTACGACGACGCCGCCACCCCGTACACCCCGGCGTGGCAGGAGGAGATCACCAGCGTCCCGGCCCAGGCCTGCATCCGGGTGGCACGCGAGTTCGCCCGCAATGCCGAGGAGTCACAAGGCCGCTCCATGATCATCATGGGGGCAGGCATCTGCCAGTGGTTCCACGGCGACACCACGTACCGGGCGGTGCTGGCCCTGGTGATGCTCACCGGCTGTATGGGCCGCAATGGCGGGGGCTGGGCCCATTACGTGGGCCAGGAAAAGACCCGGCCCATCACCGGCTGGGTGTCCCTGGCCAACGCCCTGGACTGGTCACGGCCGCCGCGGACCATGACCGGCACCAGCTACTGGTACATGCACACGGACCAGTGGCGGCAGGATGGGTACTCCGCCGACGCCCTCAAGTCTCCCCTGTCCACCGGCAAGCTGGACGGCATGCACACGGCGGACGCGATCGCCCAGTCCGCACGGCTCGGCTGGATGCCGTTCTACCCCCAGTTCGACCGCAACCCCCTGGACATAGCTGACGAGGCGGAGGCCGCCGTGGCCGCCGGGAACGCCGCGGACACACCCTCCTACATTGCCGAATCGCTGAAGAACCGCTCCCTCAACCCGGCAATCGAGGATGTGGATGCCCCGGCCAACTGGCCGCGGACCCTGGTGCTGTGGCGGTCCAACCTGTTCGGCTCCTCGGCCAAGGGCAACGAGTATTTCCTCCGCAACCTGCTGGGAACCCACAACAACGTCCTGGGCGGGGACAGTGCAGAGGAACTCAAGCCCCGCGACGTGGCCTGGCACCAGGAGGCGCCGGAGGGAAAGCTGGACCTCCTGGTCTCCGCCGACTTCCGGATGACGTCCACCACGCTGCTGTCCGACGTCGTGTTTCCCGCCGCCACCTGGTACGAAAAACATGACCTTTCCTCCACGGACATGCACCCGTTCGTGCACGCGTTCAGCCCCGCCATCGACCCGCCCTGGGAAACCAAGACGGACTTTGACACCTTCCACCTGCTGGCCCGGGAATTCTCCCGGCTTGCCAGGAGCCACCTCGGCGTCCGCCGCGACCTCGTCAGCGTCCCGCTGCAGCACGACACCCCGGGCCAGCTCGCCCAGCCCGGCGGCCGGGTCCGCGACTGGCGGGACCCGGACATCCCTGCGGTGCCGGGGCAGAACATGCCCGTCTTTTCGGTCGTGGAACGGGACTACACGGCCATCGCGGACAAGCTCGCCGCCGTCGGACCCCTGGCCGACAAACTCGGCTTCACCGTCAAGAACGTCACCTACAAAATGGCCGAACCGCTAGCCCGGCTCAGCCACGCCAACGGCGTGATGCTGGGCGGGGCGGCGGACGGCCGGCCGGCCATGGACACCGACGCGAAGATGGCCGAAGCAATCCTGGCCTTCTCCGGCACCACCAACGGCCTGCTGTCCGTCCAGGGCTTCAAGGAGCTGGAGGTCCGCACCGGCAGGAAGCTGGCCGACCTGGCGGAGGGCTCGGAGGAAAAGTTCATCACCTTCGCCCAGACCCAGGCAGGTCCGGTCCCGGTGATCACATCCCCGGAGTGGTCCGGCTCGGAGACCGGCGGCCGGCGGTACGCCCCGTTCACCATCAACATCGAACGGCTCAAACCTTTCCATACCCTCACCGGCAGGATGCATTTCTTCCTGGACCACGACTGGATGACCGACATCGGCGAGGCCCTGCCCATCTACCGGCCGCCGCTGGACATGCACCGGCTGTTCGGCGAACCACGGCTCGGCTCCGACGGCGCCATGGAGGTGACGGTCAGGTACCTGACCCCCCACTCCAAGTGGTCCATCCACTCCGAATACCAGGACAACCTGCTGATGCTGTCCTTGTCCCGCGGCGGGCCGACGGTCTGGATGAGCCCGGCCGACGCGGATGCCATCAAGGTCCGGGACAACGACTGGGTGGAGTGCACCAACGTCAACGGGGTACTGGTGGCACGGGCGATTGTCAGCCACCGCATGCCGGCCGGGGTGGTCTACGTCCACCACGCCCAGGAGCGCACCATCGACGTACCGAAATCGGAAGCGACCGGCCGTCGCGGCGGCATCCACAATTCCGTGACCCGGCTGCTGGTGAAACCCTCGCACCTGGCCGGCGGCTACGCGCAGCTGG